Sequence from the Sphingobium indicum B90A genome:
GATGAGGGCTTCCGCGTCTCGGTCGGCCTCACCTCTTCGGAAAAATGGATCGTGATCGCGACCGGCGACCATGTGACCAGCGAGGTCTGGCTGCTCCCCGCCGACAATCCCGCCGCCCCGCCGCTGCTCGTCGCCCCGCGCAAGCCCGGCCGCGAATATGATGTCGATGAGCATGACGGCACGCTCTACATCCGCACCAACGACACCCATCCCAATTTCCGGCTGGTGAAGGCGCCGCTCGCCAGCCCCGGCGAGTGGGAAGAGGTCATCGCCCCGGACGCGCATTTCTACCTGACCGACTTCACGCTGTTCAAAGGCTTCTATGTCACGGAGGGGCGGCAGGACGGCCTGGACCAGATCGAACTGCGCGATTACGCCACGCACCGCCCCAAGCGCATTCCCTTCCCGGAGGCGAGCTATTCCGCATCGCTGGACGATAATCCCGAATATGACGTGACGAAGCTGCGCATCGGCTATGAATCGATGGTCACGCCCGACACCATCTACGACTATCATCTGGCGACCGGCGATCTTGAAGTCCTGAAGGTCCAGGAAATCCCGTCCGGCTATGACGCGACCCGCTATGCGACCGAACGTCTCATGATACCGGCCCGCGACGGCACGCCGATCCCGGTGTCCATCGTCTATCCCAAGGACCTGCCCCGCGACGGCAGCGCGCCGCTGCACCTCTATGGCTATGGCGCCTATGGCATCGCGATGGAGCCGGGCTTCTCCACCAGCCGCCTGTCGCTGCTGGACCGCGGCTTCGCCTTCGCGCTGGCGCATATCCGGGGCGGCGACGACCTCGGCCAGCAATGGTATCTGGACGGGAAGCTGGACAAGCGCACCAACACCTTCACCGACTTCGTGGACGTGGCCAAGGGGCTGATCGAACGCGGCTACACGTCGAAGGGCCGGATCAGCATCTCCGGCGGATCGGCGGGCGGCGAACTGATGGGCGCGGTCATCAACAGCGATCCCGACCTGTGGGGCGCGGTGGTGGCGCATGTGCCCTTCGTCGACGTGCTCAACACCATGCTGGACGAAACGCTGCCGCTGACGCCGGGCGAATGGCCCGAATGGGGCAATCCCATCGAGGACAGGGCGGCGTTCGAGACGATCCTGTCCTACGACCCCTACAGCAATGTGAGCGCGCAGCCCTATCCGCCGCTGATGGTGACCGCGGGCCTCAACGACCCCCGCGTCACCTATTGGGAACCGGCCAAATGGGTGGCGAAGCTGCGCGCCACGAAGACGGACGACAATATCCTGCTGCTCAAGACCAATATGGGCGCGGGCCATGGCGGCAAGTCCGGCCGCTTCGAAAGCCTCCACGAAACGGCGGAGGAATTCGCCTTCATCCTCTGGCAGTTAGGCGTCGAGGAAGCATGAAGGCGGCAAGCTCTCCCCGGTTCGCCCTGAGCCTGTCGAAGCCTGTCTTGAGCGCCTGCCTGCAGGCAGTCGAAGGGGGCCTCTCCTTTTTTGAAGAAGGAAGAGGCTTCGACAGGCTCAGCCCGAACGGAGGGAGAGGATAATGGCCTCCACCTACGCCACCCACTTCACCGCCGGTCCCGAACATATCGACATGCTCGGCCATGTGAACAACGCCGTCTGGGTCCAGTGGATGGAGCAGGTCGCGACCGAACATTGGGCTCGCGACGCCGCGCCGGATCATCTGGACGCCTATGCCTGGGTCGTGATCCGGCATGAGATCGACTATCGCGGCAATGTGAAGCAGGGCGAAACCGTGTCCGCCCGCACCTGGATTCCGCAGGGGCCGCGCGGCGCCCGCTTCGACCGGCACATGGAATTCACCGGACCCGACGGCAAGGTGAAGGTGTCGGCCAAGTCAACCTGGGCGATCATCGACCTGAAGACGGGCCGCATCCTCCGGGTGCCCCCGGACGTCGCGGCCCGCTTCTTCGAAGGCTAGAGCGTTTTCGCAATGAGCGAAAACGCTCTTGTCCTTTGATGTCGCATTTTCCGAGCCGTTGAGCGTGAACGGTCAACTTGAAAATGCCCTAGGCTGTATCGACATTCAGCCCTGACGGCCTGCAAATCGCGCTTTTCCGTGCTTCCGGTGCTCACCTACTTTGAGTAGGCTGCGCGCCGGGTCACGGGAAACCACCATTTTCGGCTCGCCATCTTCTGAATGTCGATACAGCCTAGGCGAGCTTTTCCTCGCCCCGCGTCTTCCACAACGACCAGCCCACCCCCACGCCGATCAGCGCGAAGGTCACGCCCAGGCTGATGACGGGCGGGAATTTGCCCCCGTCCATCACGAAGTCCGCCACGAATATCTTGGCGCCGATGAACACCAATATCGCTGCCAGCGCATATTTCAGATAGTGGAAGCGGTGCACCATCGCCGCCAGCGCGAAATAGAGCGCGCGCAGGCCCAATATCGCCATCACGTTCGACGTGTAGACGATGAACATGTCGGTCGTGATCGCGAAGATGGCGGGCACGCTGTCCACCGCGAACACCAGGTCCGCGAAGTTGATCACCACCAGCGCCAGCAGCAGCGGCGTCGCCGCCATGACGACCTTGCCGGTCTTCGGATCGGTCATGCGCGCCAGGAAATGTTCGCCATGCTGCTCTGGCGTCACCCGCATATGCTTCGAAATGAAGCGGATCAGCGGATTTTTGCCGACATCCATCGGCTCGTCGCCCGCGAACATCATCCTGATGCCGGTAAAGATCAGGAAGGCGGCGAACAGGTACAGCACCCAATAGGCCTGGTGCAGCAGCATCGCCCCGCCCGCGATCATCAATCCGCGCAGCACGATCACGCCGATAATGCCCCACAGCAGCGCCCGATACTGATATTTCGCCGGAATCGCGAAATAGGTGAAGATCAGGCTGATGACGAAGACATTGTCGATCGACAGCGCCTTTTCGATGAAGAAGCCGGTGAAATACTGCATCCCCGGCTCCGGCCCGCGCACGAACCAGAGCCAGGCGCCGAAAGCGCAGGCGATGCCGATGTAGAAGATGGAGAGCTTCAGGCTCTCCCTGATGCCGATTTCCTTGTTCTCCTTGTGCAGGAAACCGAGGTCGAAGGCGGTCAGCGCGACGACGATGGCGAAAAAGGCGAGCCAGAACCAGGCGGGCGTCCCCAGCCAGTCGGCGAAAAGAAATTCCATGGGATATGCTCCTCTTGATCAACGACAAAGGTCGATCGGAGAAATCCGCTGCCAGCCATGGGGGAGGGGTGAGCCAGACCGCCATGCGCATCGGATAGTCCGATGCGGTCCGACATCACGCGCTGAAAAAAGCGCGCCAGAGGGGCCCGGTCCGCGAGGGCGAGGATAGGATATAAGACCGCAAAAATCAATCGGGCTGGGTAGAGGCACGGGTTTTGGCCATCCCAAGACATTCCCCTCCCGCAGGCGGGAGGGGGAATGACCGCTAACCACCCGAACCAACCGTCACCCCCTGCCGCCCGGCACGTCCACCACTTCGAAAATATCCTCGATCCCCGGCTCCACCGGCATATCGTCCCGCTCGGCCCCCTGCCGCGCCCACATGGCGGCGTAGAGTCCGTCCGCCCGCACCAGATCGCCATGCCGCCCGCGTTCGACGATGCGCCCTTTCTCCATGACGATGATCTCGTCCGCGTCGACCACGGTGGACAGCCGATGCGCCACCACCAGCGTCGTGCGCCTGCGCGATATGGTGCGCAGCACGTCCTGGATTTCCGTCTCGGTCCGGCTGTCGAGCGCGCTGGTCGCCTCGTCCAGCACCAGCACCGGCGGGTCTTTCAGCAGCGTCCGGGCAATCGCCACCCGCTGCTTCTCGCCGCCGGACAGCTTCAGCCCCCGCTCGCCCACCCGCGTGTCATAGCCCTGCGGCAGGCCCATGATGAAGTCGTGGATGGACGCCGCCCTGGCCGCCGCCTCAATCTCTTCCTGCGTCGCGCCTTCGCGGCCATAGCCGATATTATAGCCGACCGTGTCGTTGAACAGCACCATGTCCTGCGGCACGATGCCGATGGTGGAGCGCAGGGATTGCTGCGTCACCGCCGATATGTCCTGCCCGTCTATGCTGATCCGCCCGCCCTGAATGTCGTAGAATCGGAACAGCAGTCGGGCGATGGTCGACTTGCCCGCGCCCGAAGGTCCGACGATGGCCAGCGTCCTGCCCGCCGGAACGGTGAAGCTGACCCCGTGCAATATCTCCCGCTCCGGATCGTAACCGAAATGCACATGGTCGAAGCGCACCTCGCCCGCCTCGACATGCAGCATCGGCGCGCCCGGCGCGTCGGCAATCTCCGCCTGCGTGTCGATCAGCCTGTACATCGCCTCCATGTCGATCAGCCCCTGCCGGATCGTCCGATAGACCATGCCCAGCAGGTCCAACGGCCGGAAAAGCTGGCTCAGCAGCGTGTTCACCAGCACCACGTCGCCGGTCGAGAACTGCCCCCGGCTCCACCCCCAGACGGTATAGCCCATCGCCCCCGCCATCATCAGATTGGTGATCAGCGACTGCCCGATATTCAGCCAGGCGAGCGAATTTTCCGACTTCACCGCCGCATTGGCATAGCGCCGCATCGCCTTGGCATAGCGGGCCGCTTCGCGCTCCTCCGCGCCGAAATATTTGACCGTCTCGAAATTCAGCAGGCTGTCGACGGCATGGGCGACCGCATTGGTGTCCATGTCCACCATGTCGCGGCGAAGCTGGTTGCGCCATTCGGTGATCGTCCGGGTGAACCAGATGTAGAGCGCCACCATGACCAGCGTCGCCGCCACCAGTCCGGGACCGAACTTCACGAAGAAGATGACGCAGACCGCCGCCAGTTCCAGCACCGTCGGCGCGATGTTGAACAGCAGGAAATAGAGCATGGTGTCGATGCTCTTGGTGCCGCGCTCCACGATCTTGGTGACGGCCCCGGTGCGCCGGTCGAGATGGAAGCGCAGCGACAGCCGGTGCAGATGGACGAACACGTCGTCGGCCAGCCGCCGCCCGGCCTCCTGCCCGACCCGCTCGAAAATGGCGTTGCGCAGATTGTCGAACAGCACGCCGCCGAAGCGCGCGCCCGCATAGGCGACGACCAGCGCGACGGCGAGGCCTACGCCGGACTCCATGCCCGGCGCCATGCGGTCGATCGCGCCCTTATAGGCGAAGGGCATGGCGAGGCTGACGGCCTTCGCCACCAGCACCAGCGCCATGGCGACGGCGACGCGCCGCCGCAGCGCGGGGGCGTCGGCCGGCCAGAGATAAGGAAAGAAACGCCGCATCGTCGCCCAGACGGGCGGAAGGGGGCTATTGTCGGGCGTGGATGGCGGCATGGGGATTATGTAAGGCGAGCTTGCGCCAAATGCCACTTATAAGCCCCTCCCCTTCAGGGGAGGGGTTGGGGTGGGGGATCTCCCCAAGCGCTGAGGGTGGAGGCGCGCCCCCACCCCCTGCCCCTCCCCTGAAGGGGAGGGGAGTGAGGCAGCCTTCAATCCCGCAACAATTCATTGATCCCGGTCTTCGACCGCGTCTGCGCGTCCACCCGCTTCACGATCACCGCGCAATAGAGGCTCGGCCCCGGCGTGCCGTCGGGCAGCGGCTTGCCGGGCAGCGACCCCGGCACCACCACCGAATAGGGCGGCACTTCGCCCATGAACACTTCTCCGGTGGCGCGGTCGACGATCTTGGTCGACTGGCCGATGAACACGCCCATCGACAGCACCGATCCCTTGCCGACGCGCACGCCCTCCACCACTTCGGACCGGGCGCCGATGAAGCAGTCATCCTCGATGATCACCGGATCGGCCTGCAACGGCTCCAGCACGCCGCCGATGCCGACGCCGCCGGACAGATGGACATTCTTGCCGATCTGCGCGCAGCTACCCACCGTCACCCAGGTGTCGACCATCGTGCCCTCATCGACGAAGGCGCCGATGTTCACGAAGCTGGGCATCAGGATCACATTCTTTGCGATATGCGCCCCGGCGCGGGCGAACGACCCCGGCACGGCACGGAAACCGGCGGCGCGGAAGGCGGCCTCATCCCAACCGGCGAACTTGCTCGGCACCTTGTCCCACCAATGGCCCGCGCCCGGGCCATTGTCGATCATGACATTGTCGTTCAGGCGGAAGGACAGCAGCACCGCCTTCTTCGCCCACTGGTTGACCCGCCAGCCTTCTGCCGTCGGCTCCGCCACGCGCAGTTCGCCGCTGTCCAGCATCGCCAGCGCCTTGTCCACCGCCTGCCGCACCGCCCCCTGCGTCGACAGGCTCACATTGGCCCGGTCCTCCCAGGCGGCGTCGATGGTCGCGATCAGTTCGTTGCTCATGGCTGCTCCCCAAAAATATCCGCCAGAAACGGCGTCAGATGGTCGGTTTCGAAATCGATGAAGTCGGGATGATGCCCGTGGTCGCCCGCTTCGGAGCCGTTATTGACCCAGATGGTGGTCATGCCGATGGCCTTGGCCGGCTTCAGGTTGCGCGCCATATCCTCGAAAAAGGCGGCGCGGGCGGGATCGACATGGTGCACCCGGCACAGTTCCGCATAGCCCGACGGATCGGGCTTGGGAATATATTGGCAGGCGTGGATGTCGTGGATCAACTCGAACGCGCCGCTCAGGCCCAGCCGGTCCAGCACGCGCGTGGCGTAGGCGGCATCGCCATTGGTAAAGATCAGCCGCCGCCCCGGCAGCGCCGCGATATGGGCGTTGAGCGCCTCGTCCACCTCCAGCCGGTCCATGGAGATGTCGTGGACATAGTCGAGGAAGGCGCGCGGCTCGATGCCATGATGGTGCATCAGGCCGGACAGGGTGGTGCCATGCTCCAGGAAATAGCGCTTCTGCGTCTGCTTCGCGACCACCGGATCGCAGCCGAGCAGGCCCTGGATGAACTCCCCCATCTTCACGTCGATCAACGCGAACAGGTCCGCCTTCGCCGGGTAGAGCGTATTGTCCAGATCGAAGATCCAGGTGTCGACATGGGCAAGGTCGCGACGCATGGCCGCGCCCTAGTCCGCTGGGACGGGGAGGGCAAGGACAATAGCCCCATCCCAAGCCGTGCTCCTGCGAAGGCAGGAGCCCAGTCCAGACGTCGTGCATTTATCAGACGGCGGAACCAGGCCGCGTGGACAAATTCGAAAATGTCGGCAATTGGCCATGAGCGGACATTAGTTTTCCGTCACCCCGGACTTGATCCGGGGTCCCGCTTTTGCCTCTACACCGCGCCCAGCCCAAGGCAGCGGGACCCCGGATCAAGTCCGGGGTGACGAATAGGGGGAGGGGCGACGAATAGGGGAACGTCCGCTCTCCACCCAAATCGATCAGTCAGGCGAAAGAGGGGAGCAAGCTTGGCGCTAAAGGGGCGAGGATAAATTACCCGCACCCCGGCGCTTCGCTGTCCTCATAGAATCTCTGCACCGCCTCCCACGCATCCTCGGCGGTCTCCACCCAGGTCAGCAGGTTGAGGTCGGACGGAGAGATCACGCCTTCATCCGCCAGCGCCTCGAAATCCACCACCCGCGTCCAGAATTCCCGCCCGAACAACAGCACCGGGATCGGCTTCATCTTGCCGGTCTGGATCAGCGTCAGCAGTTCGAACATCTCGTCGAACGTGCCGAACCCGCCCGGAAACACCGCCAGCGCCCGCGCCCGCAGCAGGAAATGCATCTTGCGCAGCGCGAAATAGTGGAACTGGAAGCTCAGTTCCGGCGTGACGAAGCGGTTGGGCGACTGTTCATGCGGCAGGACGATGTTCATGCCGATGGTGGTCTGGCCGACATCCGCCGCGCCGCGATTGGCCGCCTCCATGATCGATGGGCCGCCGCCCGAACAGACGACGAAATGGCGGCATCCGGCCTCATTCACTGGATATTGCGCTGAAATCCGCGCCAGCTTGCGCGCTTCCTCATAATAGCGCGCCTTCCTGCCCAGATTTTCGGCGATGCGCTTCTGTTCCGGCGTGGTTGCGGCGTCGATCCGCGCCTGCACCTGCTCCGGCTCCGGAATCCGCGCCGAACCGTAGAAGACGAAGGTGGACTCGATCTTCGCCTCGTCCATCAGCAATTGGGGTTTCAGCAGTTCCAACTGGAACCGCACCGGCCGCAGATCCTCCCGCAGCAGGAATTCCGTGTCCTGGAAGGCCAGTCGGTAGGCGGCGCTGCTGGTCTGGGGGGTTTCCGTCCTCAGCCGGGCGTCGGCTGCTTCCTGGCTGGCGGGGCGGAATTTGCGTTCTTCGATTTCTTTTCTAGTCATTTCCGGAAAGGTAGGACGCCCGCGTGACAAAGCCAAGGCGTCTAGCGGCAAAATCCCCCAAAGTATTTGTTGGCGCTCAGCGGCAAAAGCCGCCGCGGCCGCCCATGTCGAAATGGAAATGGTCGTGATGCGCGGCGTTGTAATCGGGGCTGAGCACGGTGCGGAACCGCTTGCAGGCGCTGGCGTGGATGATCTCCAGAAACTGCCGGACCCGCCGGTCGCCATTCCAGTCGTTCTGGATGCTGATGCGCCGCCCGTCGCTCAGCACGAAGGCGGACACGTCGACCGCATTGCTGTGCGCATGTTCGGACAATTTGCCGCTGCCCGCGATGGGACGGCAACTATAGGTGCCGAACGTCTCGATCCGCTCGACCTCCGCCCCCAGGATCAGCCGGGCGGCGGGCTGCACGCCATAGCGCGCCCAGGCCGCGAAATTGGCCGCCAGGCCGCATGTCATCGCGCCCAGATTGGTCGCGGGCACGCCGATGTCGATCAGCTTGACGCTGCCCGTCGCGCTGCATCCGCCGCCGAAATTCTGGTCGGGCAGGGGGGTGAAGAGGACCGACTGGGACGTCAGCTTCGCCATGCACTGGCGCAACTCCATCGGCGGCGGCGCGGCGGGGCGGGCGGTCCGAACCGACTTGGCGGGGCGCTCCACCCGCCCGCGCGGCACCAGGTCGCCGCCGCAGCCCGCCAGCGCCAGCACGGCCGCCGTCAGGGCCGCAAGACCCGTGCCGCGAAGGATCGCATTCCCCCAAACCCGCTCGATCATGACGGCATGATTTACCACGTTCGGCTGGCCCAAGGGTTAACGGCCGACTCGTTTCATCGCATGCAGACATTCGGCTTGACTCTTTGGCCGGAAACTTTAGGGCGGCCGACGGGCCACGCGGTCCCAACGCCGCGCGTGCTCTCTGCAAGGAGAAGCATTACATGACTGATACGACCGCCGCAGACGCCACCATTGCGCCTGCCGCCAAGCCCGCAACCAAGCCGGCTCGCCCCTATTTCTCTTCCGGTCCCTGCGCCAAGCCTCCGGGCTGGAGCGCCGACAAGCTGAGCGCCGAATCCCTCGGCCGCTCGCACCGCGCCAAGATCGGCAAGACCCGCCTCGCTTATTGCATCGACCTGATGCGCGAACTGCTGAACCTGCCCGAAACCCACCGCATCGGCATCGTCCCCGGCTCCGACACCGGCGCCTTCGAAATGGCGATGTGGACCATGTTGGGCGCCCGCCCGGTCACGACGCTGGCCTGGGAAAGCTTCGGCGAGGGCTGGGTGACGGACGCCGCCAAGCAGTTGAAGCTCGACCCCACGATCATCCGCGCCGACTATGGCCAGTTGCCCGACCTGAACGGTGTGAACTTCGCCCATGACGTGCTGTTCACCTGGAACGGCACGACCTCCGGCGTGCGCGTGCCGAACGCCGACTGGATTCCCGCCGACCGCGAAGGCCTGACCTTCGCCGACGCCACCAGCGCGGTCTTCGCTTACGAAATCGACTGGACCAAGATCGACGTCGCCACCTTCTCCTGGCAGAAGGTGTTGGGCGGGGAGGGCGGTCATGGCGTGCTGATCCTCGGCCCCCGCGCCGTGGAACGCCTGGAAACCCACACCCCCGCCTGGCCGCTGCCCAAGGTCTTCCGCCTGATGGCGAAGGGCAAGCTGGCCGAAGGCGTGTTCAAGGGCGAGACGATCAACACCCCCTCCATGCTGGCGGTGGAAGACGCGATCTTCGCGCTGGAATGGGGCAAGTCGCTGGGCGGCCTCTCCGGCCTGATCGCCCGCAGCAACGCCAATGCGGCGGCGCTGAACAGGATTGTCGAGGAACGGGACTGGCTGGGCCATCTCGCCGCCGATCCGGCTTCCCGCTCCACCACCAGCGTCTGCCTGACGGTAGAGGGCGCGGACGAAGCCTTCATCAAGAGCTTCGCCGCCCTGCTGGAGAAGGAAGGCGCCGCCTATGACGTCGCGGGCTATCGCGACGCCCCGGCGGGCCTGCGCATCTGGTGCGGCGCGACGGTAGAGACCGCCGACATTGAAGCGCTCGGTCCCTGGCTCGACTGGGCCTATGCGACCGTGAAGGCCGCTTAATCCAACTAATCCTCTATTCCCCGTCATCCCAGCGAAAGCTGGGATCTCGGGCCTCTAGGTCGAACCTAGCCGCCTGAGATCCTGACTTTCGTCAGGATGACGAATTGCAAGAAAGGCAATTCGTCATGCCCAAAGTCCTCATTTCCGACAAGATGGACCCCCGCGCCGCCGCGATCTTCCGGGAGCGCGGCGTCGAAGTCGACGAAATCACCGGCAAGACCCCGGAAGAACTCAAGGCGATCATCGGCCAGTATGACGGCCTCGCCATCCGCAGCTCGACCAAGGTCACGAAGGACATTCTCGACCACGCCACCAATTTGAAGGTCATCGGCCGCGCCGGCATCGGCGTCGACAATGTCGACATCCCGGCGGCCTCGGCCAAGGGCGTGATCGTGATGAACACCCCCTTCGGCAACTCGATCACCACCGCCGAACATGCCATCGCGCTGATGTTCGCGCTGGCCCGCCAGTTGCCCGAAGCCAACGCCCAGACGCAGCAGGGCCTGTG
This genomic interval carries:
- a CDS encoding pyrimidine 5'-nucleotidase, with translation MRRDLAHVDTWIFDLDNTLYPAKADLFALIDVKMGEFIQGLLGCDPVVAKQTQKRYFLEHGTTLSGLMHHHGIEPRAFLDYVHDISMDRLEVDEALNAHIAALPGRRLIFTNGDAAYATRVLDRLGLSGAFELIHDIHACQYIPKPDPSGYAELCRVHHVDPARAAFFEDMARNLKPAKAIGMTTIWVNNGSEAGDHGHHPDFIDFETDHLTPFLADIFGEQP
- a CDS encoding ABCB family ABC transporter ATP-binding protein/permease, translating into MPPSTPDNSPLPPVWATMRRFFPYLWPADAPALRRRVAVAMALVLVAKAVSLAMPFAYKGAIDRMAPGMESGVGLAVALVVAYAGARFGGVLFDNLRNAIFERVGQEAGRRLADDVFVHLHRLSLRFHLDRRTGAVTKIVERGTKSIDTMLYFLLFNIAPTVLELAAVCVIFFVKFGPGLVAATLVMVALYIWFTRTITEWRNQLRRDMVDMDTNAVAHAVDSLLNFETVKYFGAEEREAARYAKAMRRYANAAVKSENSLAWLNIGQSLITNLMMAGAMGYTVWGWSRGQFSTGDVVLVNTLLSQLFRPLDLLGMVYRTIRQGLIDMEAMYRLIDTQAEIADAPGAPMLHVEAGEVRFDHVHFGYDPEREILHGVSFTVPAGRTLAIVGPSGAGKSTIARLLFRFYDIQGGRISIDGQDISAVTQQSLRSTIGIVPQDMVLFNDTVGYNIGYGREGATQEEIEAAARAASIHDFIMGLPQGYDTRVGERGLKLSGGEKQRVAIARTLLKDPPVLVLDEATSALDSRTETEIQDVLRTISRRRTTLVVAHRLSTVVDADEIIVMEKGRIVERGRHGDLVRADGLYAAMWARQGAERDDMPVEPGIEDIFEVVDVPGGRG
- a CDS encoding TerC family protein, which encodes MEFLFADWLGTPAWFWLAFFAIVVALTAFDLGFLHKENKEIGIRESLKLSIFYIGIACAFGAWLWFVRGPEPGMQYFTGFFIEKALSIDNVFVISLIFTYFAIPAKYQYRALLWGIIGVIVLRGLMIAGGAMLLHQAYWVLYLFAAFLIFTGIRMMFAGDEPMDVGKNPLIRFISKHMRVTPEQHGEHFLARMTDPKTGKVVMAATPLLLALVVINFADLVFAVDSVPAIFAITTDMFIVYTSNVMAILGLRALYFALAAMVHRFHYLKYALAAILVFIGAKIFVADFVMDGGKFPPVISLGVTFALIGVGVGWSLWKTRGEEKLA
- a CDS encoding S9 family peptidase; translated protein: MTASPKAPVAARRPHSFSHHGIMVEDPYAWLRDPGYPEVKDGEVLSYLEQENAYFEAAMQPRKALTDRLFAEMKGRIKEDDSSVPQKDGDYIYWRAFEVGAQYRKWYRRPAAAKDEDGEDQLILDEPALAEGHDYFRLGALSVSPDGRYLAYAIDNNGSERFEARIKDLFTGEILPEIIPDTLSSLVWTSDSRGLLYGVANDQWRTDNARLHWLGQPVESDAELFHEDDEGFRVSVGLTSSEKWIVIATGDHVTSEVWLLPADNPAAPPLLVAPRKPGREYDVDEHDGTLYIRTNDTHPNFRLVKAPLASPGEWEEVIAPDAHFYLTDFTLFKGFYVTEGRQDGLDQIELRDYATHRPKRIPFPEASYSASLDDNPEYDVTKLRIGYESMVTPDTIYDYHLATGDLEVLKVQEIPSGYDATRYATERLMIPARDGTPIPVSIVYPKDLPRDGSAPLHLYGYGAYGIAMEPGFSTSRLSLLDRGFAFALAHIRGGDDLGQQWYLDGKLDKRTNTFTDFVDVAKGLIERGYTSKGRISISGGSAGGELMGAVINSDPDLWGAVVAHVPFVDVLNTMLDETLPLTPGEWPEWGNPIEDRAAFETILSYDPYSNVSAQPYPPLMVTAGLNDPRVTYWEPAKWVAKLRATKTDDNILLLKTNMGAGHGGKSGRFESLHETAEEFAFILWQLGVEEA
- a CDS encoding extensin family protein, translating into MIERVWGNAILRGTGLAALTAAVLALAGCGGDLVPRGRVERPAKSVRTARPAAPPPMELRQCMAKLTSQSVLFTPLPDQNFGGGCSATGSVKLIDIGVPATNLGAMTCGLAANFAAWARYGVQPAARLILGAEVERIETFGTYSCRPIAGSGKLSEHAHSNAVDVSAFVLSDGRRISIQNDWNGDRRVRQFLEIIHASACKRFRTVLSPDYNAAHHDHFHFDMGGRGGFCR
- a CDS encoding LOG family protein, which produces MTRKEIEERKFRPASQEAADARLRTETPQTSSAAYRLAFQDTEFLLREDLRPVRFQLELLKPQLLMDEAKIESTFVFYGSARIPEPEQVQARIDAATTPEQKRIAENLGRKARYYEEARKLARISAQYPVNEAGCRHFVVCSGGGPSIMEAANRGAADVGQTTIGMNIVLPHEQSPNRFVTPELSFQFHYFALRKMHFLLRARALAVFPGGFGTFDEMFELLTLIQTGKMKPIPVLLFGREFWTRVVDFEALADEGVISPSDLNLLTWVETAEDAWEAVQRFYEDSEAPGCG
- the dapD gene encoding 2,3,4,5-tetrahydropyridine-2,6-dicarboxylate N-succinyltransferase, which encodes MSNELIATIDAAWEDRANVSLSTQGAVRQAVDKALAMLDSGELRVAEPTAEGWRVNQWAKKAVLLSFRLNDNVMIDNGPGAGHWWDKVPSKFAGWDEAAFRAAGFRAVPGSFARAGAHIAKNVILMPSFVNIGAFVDEGTMVDTWVTVGSCAQIGKNVHLSGGVGIGGVLEPLQADPVIIEDDCFIGARSEVVEGVRVGKGSVLSMGVFIGQSTKIVDRATGEVFMGEVPPYSVVVPGSLPGKPLPDGTPGPSLYCAVIVKRVDAQTRSKTGINELLRD
- a CDS encoding acyl-CoA thioesterase — translated: MASTYATHFTAGPEHIDMLGHVNNAVWVQWMEQVATEHWARDAAPDHLDAYAWVVIRHEIDYRGNVKQGETVSARTWIPQGPRGARFDRHMEFTGPDGKVKVSAKSTWAIIDLKTGRILRVPPDVAARFFEG
- a CDS encoding phosphoserine transaminase, encoding MTDTTAADATIAPAAKPATKPARPYFSSGPCAKPPGWSADKLSAESLGRSHRAKIGKTRLAYCIDLMRELLNLPETHRIGIVPGSDTGAFEMAMWTMLGARPVTTLAWESFGEGWVTDAAKQLKLDPTIIRADYGQLPDLNGVNFAHDVLFTWNGTTSGVRVPNADWIPADREGLTFADATSAVFAYEIDWTKIDVATFSWQKVLGGEGGHGVLILGPRAVERLETHTPAWPLPKVFRLMAKGKLAEGVFKGETINTPSMLAVEDAIFALEWGKSLGGLSGLIARSNANAAALNRIVEERDWLGHLAADPASRSTTSVCLTVEGADEAFIKSFAALLEKEGAAYDVAGYRDAPAGLRIWCGATVETADIEALGPWLDWAYATVKAA